The sequence GCTGCGCGCGCAGAACGTCGCGATCACACTCGACGAAGTGCTGGAACAGGCCAAGGGTGGCACGGTTGGCCGGCCGCACTTTGCGGCCATCCTGGTGCGCAAGGGGTACGTGCGGACGGTCCAAGACGCGTTCAACAAGTACCTCGGCCAGAGCGGCAGCACTTACGTCGACAAGGAGACCGTCAGTCCCAAGCGAGCGATCGAGATGATCCGCGAGTCTGGCGGCCTGCCCGTGCTGGCCCACCCGGTGCAGCTAAAGAGGGAGAACTTCGCCCAACTGGAAAACACGGTCAAGGAGCTAGCCGACTACGGCTTGGCGGGCGTCGAGACGATCCACAGCGACCACCGCGAGATTCTGATCGAAGAACTGTTCGACCTCGCGCGGCGGTACAATCTCATCCCGACCGGTGGCAGCGATTTTCACGGCTCCAGCAAGCCGCACATTCGTCTGGGCCAGGCTGGGCCGCGCAAGGTGCCGCGCGAGCTGTTCGACCGGTTGCAGGCGTCGATCGAAACGTTGCAGGCACAATAACACCGACCGCGAAGCGAATTAATCCATGTCTACCGTTCAAGAACAACTCGACCTCGACGCGCTCAACACGATGTTCGAGTCGGCCGACCACGTGAAGATCGTCGAATGGTCGGCGGCGCAGTTCGGCGACGAGCTGGTGATGTCTTCGTCGTTCGGGGCCGAGTCGGCGATGCTCATCCACATGGCGATACAGCATCGGCCGAGCATCCGCATCATCTTCACGGACACCGGCTATCTGTTCCCGCAGACGTTCGCGCATCTGGAAGCGCTGCGCAAGCGGTTCAAT is a genomic window of Tepidisphaeraceae bacterium containing:
- a CDS encoding PHP domain-containing protein, with the translated sequence MEASFVDLHCHSTASDGTMPPREVVRAAHTAGLTGLSLTDHDTIAGCADAADEAAKLGIDFIPGIEISCEYPRPGTMHLLGYGIDPQSPILHDLTRRLIDGRSQRNVKIIESLRAQNVAITLDEVLEQAKGGTVGRPHFAAILVRKGYVRTVQDAFNKYLGQSGSTYVDKETVSPKRAIEMIRESGGLPVLAHPVQLKRENFAQLENTVKELADYGLAGVETIHSDHREILIEELFDLARRYNLIPTGGSDFHGSSKPHIRLGQAGPRKVPRELFDRLQASIETLQAQ